The proteins below are encoded in one region of Effusibacillus dendaii:
- the guaB gene encoding IMP dehydrogenase: protein MWEDKFAKQGLTFDDVLLIPQKSEILPRDVKINSRITNKITLNVPIVSAGMDTVTEAKMAIAMAREGGIGIIHKNMSIAEQAEEVDKVKRSESGVITDPVFLTPDDHIYDAEALMAKYRISGVPIVDGERRLVGILTNRDLRFEQNYRRKIKEVMTKENLVTAPVGTTLEDAKQLLQQHKVEKLPLVDSQYILRGLITIKDIEKAEKYPNAAKDQQGRLLCGAALGVTKDTFERAEALINHGVDLVVVDTAHGHSAGVLRTVRELRNRYPNLEIVAGNVATGEATRDLIEAGASAVKVGIGPGSICTTRVVAGIGVPQITAVYDCATVAREYNIPIIADGGIKYSGDIVKAIAAGADVVMIGSLLAGTEESPGDMEIFQGRSFKVYRGMGSIGAMKEGSGDRYFQEGEQKLVPEGIEGRVPYRGAVAEIIYQLIGGIRAGMGYCGAQTIEELKNNTKFIRITAAGLRESHPHDVQITKEAPNYSL, encoded by the coding sequence ATGTGGGAAGACAAATTTGCAAAACAGGGTTTGACATTTGATGACGTGTTATTGATACCGCAAAAGTCGGAAATTCTGCCGCGCGATGTCAAAATTAACAGTCGCATCACAAACAAGATTACACTGAATGTACCTATCGTATCGGCGGGGATGGATACCGTCACGGAAGCGAAAATGGCAATTGCGATGGCCAGAGAAGGTGGCATCGGGATCATTCATAAAAATATGTCAATCGCAGAACAGGCGGAAGAAGTCGATAAAGTGAAGCGCTCCGAATCAGGAGTGATCACCGATCCGGTCTTTCTGACACCTGACGACCATATCTATGATGCAGAAGCACTTATGGCGAAATACCGCATTTCCGGCGTTCCAATCGTGGACGGAGAGAGACGGTTGGTAGGTATCTTAACCAATCGTGATTTACGGTTTGAACAGAATTATCGGCGTAAAATCAAAGAGGTTATGACAAAAGAAAACCTGGTCACAGCCCCGGTTGGAACTACGCTGGAAGATGCAAAGCAACTTCTTCAGCAGCACAAGGTCGAGAAATTGCCGTTGGTGGATTCACAATATATTCTGCGCGGTTTAATCACCATCAAGGATATTGAAAAAGCGGAAAAATATCCGAATGCGGCGAAAGATCAACAGGGCAGATTGTTGTGTGGAGCGGCACTCGGTGTTACAAAGGACACATTCGAAAGAGCGGAAGCGCTGATCAATCATGGTGTCGATCTGGTTGTGGTGGATACGGCGCATGGTCATTCAGCCGGTGTTTTGCGAACAGTCAGGGAACTGCGCAACCGGTATCCGAACCTGGAAATTGTGGCAGGAAACGTTGCAACCGGCGAAGCGACAAGGGATTTGATCGAGGCGGGAGCCAGCGCCGTGAAAGTGGGTATTGGACCGGGATCGATTTGTACAACACGGGTCGTAGCGGGAATAGGGGTTCCTCAAATCACGGCTGTTTATGATTGTGCTACGGTCGCCCGTGAATATAACATTCCGATCATTGCGGACGGCGGTATCAAATACTCTGGCGATATCGTCAAGGCGATTGCGGCGGGAGCTGATGTGGTGATGATCGGGTCCCTCTTGGCAGGCACGGAAGAAAGTCCTGGCGATATGGAAATTTTCCAGGGGCGTTCGTTTAAGGTGTACCGCGGGATGGGATCGATCGGAGCGATGAAAGAGGGGTCGGGAGACCGGTATTTCCAAGAAGGGGAACAGAAATTGGTACCGGAAGGAATTGAGGGCCGGGTTCCTTACCGGGGAGCGGTTGCCGAAATTATTTACCAGTTGATCGGCGGCATCCGGGCAGGAATGGGTTATTGTGGCGCCCAAACGATTGAAGAACTTAAGAACAATACGAAATTCATTCGCATAACAGCGGCCGGACTGCGCGAAAGCCACCCGCATGATGTTCAAATTACAAAAGAAGCGCCAAATTACAGCCTATAA
- a CDS encoding YaaC family protein — MVKVTRLRTEEPYRKMWDTFVYFENEQTASRYLRERYEKIGLPDPQRSAYLATPKLIFGIKQARQYYRAAESCDIMTKPLLLYYGMMSLARAFIASCDPDYPSNTSVLKHGLSTRKLKRDSYQFMEDEIRIQKDGLFIVLHQLLGGSPFSDKQKVYIKNLLAVIPELADGYQRLYGLPSVCELHTRQTENKTYWDLPRWLLQAANHTREEFLSLLNRMSGNSYNLPKDIFQLAESDPPGRLHVYHLSPVTFHPLLIYDFYGQSYIRYPLADDTVIPEISLHFMVMFVLGMLCRYETERWGEMILSYYSQDVYLINEFLNISMRKFPNLILNELFGEQYIFYNA; from the coding sequence ATGGTGAAAGTCACCCGACTCCGCACAGAGGAGCCTTATCGTAAAATGTGGGACACGTTTGTGTATTTTGAGAATGAGCAGACAGCGAGCCGCTATTTGCGTGAACGATATGAAAAAATCGGCCTGCCCGATCCGCAGCGATCCGCCTATTTGGCCACACCCAAACTGATTTTCGGGATCAAACAAGCCCGTCAATACTACCGGGCGGCAGAATCATGCGACATTATGACAAAACCGCTTTTGCTGTATTACGGAATGATGAGTCTGGCGCGAGCGTTCATCGCATCCTGTGATCCCGACTATCCGTCAAACACAAGCGTTTTGAAACACGGATTGTCAACTCGCAAACTGAAACGGGATTCTTATCAATTTATGGAAGATGAAATCCGCATTCAAAAAGACGGGCTGTTTATCGTCCTTCACCAACTGCTTGGCGGAAGTCCTTTTTCAGACAAGCAGAAAGTGTATATTAAAAATCTGCTAGCTGTCATACCGGAACTGGCTGACGGGTATCAACGCCTGTACGGGCTGCCGTCCGTTTGTGAACTTCACACGCGACAGACAGAAAATAAAACCTATTGGGATTTGCCAAGATGGTTGCTGCAGGCCGCCAATCATACACGCGAAGAGTTTTTATCACTGCTCAACCGTATGTCCGGCAATTCGTACAACCTGCCGAAGGACATCTTTCAATTGGCAGAAAGCGACCCTCCCGGTCGTCTTCACGTCTATCACTTGAGTCCGGTCACGTTTCACCCGTTGCTCATTTACGATTTCTATGGCCAGTCCTATATCCGATATCCGTTGGCTGACGATACTGTGATTCCAGAGATCAGCCTGCATTTCATGGTGATGTTTGTGTTGGGAATGCTCTGCCGGTATGAAACGGAACGATGGGGCGAAATGATTTTATCCTACTACTCGCAGGATGTGTATTTAATAAATGAATTTTTGAATATATCCATGCGAAAGTTTCCCAATCTGATATTAAACGAACTGTTTGGGGAGCAATATATATTTTACAACGCATAG
- a CDS encoding D-alanyl-D-alanine carboxypeptidase family protein gives MKQKQTWVRRVLQTAAVFSIAASTALYSFAMPAKAAEANLVQAPAAMLIDLKSGQVLYAKNENEKRYPASTTKIMDLLLIMEAVQKGEKKLTDIVPVPLEAYNVEGSSVWLDPKEKWTLDDMIKFISVPSGNDAAVATAVFIGGSQQAFVKMMNDKAQQLGMKNTHFANPDGLHDPNHYTTASDLAIVAKQLVTEFPQIYKYTSIQKFEIRNGKNVIENTNHLIGKYEGMNGLKTGFTDEAGNCLVSTVDRNGYQLMGIILGAKDDQERQLDTIKLLDFGYNNFTSQLVAGKDKPLPDKALIKTAVNEQVEVAPAKDFYLTIRKGQDQGIETKYVWNNVEAPLKKGQVVGQMQKVQNGQVLNSVDLVVTQDVERGSWFRLLFRNLWTSIKGLI, from the coding sequence ATGAAGCAGAAACAAACTTGGGTGAGAAGAGTATTGCAGACGGCGGCTGTTTTTTCAATTGCTGCATCAACTGCCTTGTATTCCTTTGCGATGCCGGCAAAGGCGGCGGAAGCCAACCTCGTACAGGCACCGGCTGCAATGTTAATTGATCTGAAGTCCGGTCAAGTATTATATGCGAAAAATGAAAATGAAAAGCGGTATCCGGCAAGCACAACCAAAATTATGGATCTGCTTTTAATCATGGAAGCCGTGCAAAAGGGTGAGAAAAAGCTTACAGATATCGTCCCGGTTCCTTTAGAGGCTTATAACGTGGAAGGGTCAAGCGTTTGGTTGGATCCAAAAGAAAAATGGACATTGGATGATATGATCAAATTCATTTCGGTTCCTTCCGGCAATGATGCGGCAGTCGCCACTGCCGTTTTTATAGGGGGCAGTCAACAAGCGTTCGTTAAAATGATGAATGACAAAGCACAGCAGTTGGGCATGAAAAACACCCATTTTGCCAATCCGGACGGATTGCATGACCCGAATCATTATACGACTGCATCTGATTTGGCCATTGTCGCCAAACAGCTGGTCACAGAATTCCCGCAAATTTACAAGTACACTTCCATTCAAAAGTTTGAGATTCGCAACGGAAAAAATGTAATTGAAAACACGAATCATCTGATTGGCAAGTATGAAGGTATGAACGGGTTAAAAACAGGGTTTACTGATGAAGCGGGCAATTGTTTGGTGAGTACGGTGGACCGCAACGGGTATCAACTGATGGGCATCATTTTAGGGGCAAAAGATGATCAGGAAAGGCAGCTGGATACCATTAAATTGCTAGATTTCGGGTATAACAACTTTACGTCCCAGTTGGTGGCGGGAAAAGATAAACCGCTTCCCGATAAAGCGCTGATTAAAACCGCAGTTAACGAGCAAGTGGAAGTAGCGCCTGCGAAAGATTTTTATTTGACAATAAGAAAAGGACAAGATCAGGGAATTGAAACAAAATATGTTTGGAACAATGTGGAAGCTCCATTGAAAAAGGGGCAGGTCGTGGGGCAGATGCAAAAAGTGCAAAATGGCCAAGTGTTAAATTCAGTCGATCTGGTGGTCACACAGGATGTGGAACGGGGAAGTTGGTTTCGGTTGTTATTTCGTAACCTGTGGACCAGTATCAAAGGGTTGATCTGA
- a CDS encoding polyprenyl synthetase family protein: MIHPIVSEVHHELQRIVRTDSPSLQRIVDYFLQQRGMGIRPLLVFLCGEIVSAPKQNLLDLAAATELLHMASLVHDDIVDQTAIRRNQPSVHHRFGEGAAVLLGDYFFGKLLKVISSYPPVLAEFSETIESLVAGEFMQIDQQGNSLLSQADYLQRIYAKTARFISSCCKIGCLLVDVPPAAQSLAEYGYNLGMAYQIIDDLQDVIGDPNLIGKPVLQDLSRGIYTLPYLHSLHQTPSEPANRSTVLISPEAILYTKKTAASYISKSIDALTAFKPSETKTQLIHFALQQQQKLDNLQEESCYAPTLH, encoded by the coding sequence ATGATTCATCCAATCGTGTCTGAAGTGCATCATGAATTACAACGGATCGTCCGGACAGACAGTCCGTCCCTCCAAAGAATCGTTGATTATTTTTTGCAGCAAAGAGGAATGGGCATCCGTCCACTGCTCGTTTTTCTATGCGGCGAGATCGTCTCAGCCCCCAAACAAAATCTGCTGGATCTTGCGGCTGCGACTGAACTGCTGCACATGGCATCGTTAGTGCATGACGATATTGTTGATCAAACGGCAATCCGCCGGAATCAACCGTCCGTGCATCATCGTTTTGGAGAAGGGGCGGCTGTCCTGTTGGGCGATTATTTTTTTGGGAAGCTGTTAAAAGTAATTTCTTCCTATCCGCCTGTTCTTGCCGAGTTCTCCGAAACGATTGAAAGTTTGGTCGCCGGAGAGTTTATGCAAATCGATCAACAAGGCAATTCCCTCCTGTCACAAGCTGATTATTTGCAAAGAATTTACGCCAAAACAGCTCGATTCATTTCCAGTTGCTGTAAAATTGGCTGTTTGCTGGTAGATGTTCCTCCGGCTGCTCAATCTCTCGCGGAGTACGGATATAACCTCGGCATGGCCTATCAAATCATTGATGATTTGCAAGATGTGATCGGCGATCCGAACTTGATCGGAAAACCGGTCTTACAGGATCTGTCGCGAGGAATTTATACGCTTCCTTATCTGCATTCCCTGCATCAGACACCGAGTGAACCGGCAAACCGGTCAACTGTTTTGATTTCCCCGGAAGCGATTCTTTATACGAAAAAAACAGCAGCTTCTTACATCAGCAAATCGATTGATGCCCTGACCGCATTCAAACCATCGGAAACCAAAACACAACTGATTCACTTCGCCCTCCAACAGCAACAAAAACTTGACAATTTACAGGAGGAATCTTGTTATGCTCCTACGCTCCATTAA
- the pdxS gene encoding pyridoxal 5'-phosphate synthase lyase subunit PdxS, with amino-acid sequence MEVGTSRVKRGMAEMQKGGVIMDVVNAEQAKIAEEAGAVAVMALERVPADIRAAGGVARMADPTIVEEVMKAVSIPVMAKARIGHYVEAKVLEALGVDYIDESEVLTPADDKFHINKKEFTVPFVCGARDLGEALRRIAEGASMIRTKGEPGTGNIVEAVKHQRTMQAQIRKVQNMSEDELVFEAKNLGAPVELLLEVKKLGKLPVVNFAAGGVATPADAALMMHLGSDGVFVGSGIFKSDNPAKFAKAIVEATTHYTDYKLIGELSKNLGTAMKGIELSTLTADQRMAERGW; translated from the coding sequence ATGGAAGTAGGTACCTCCCGAGTCAAACGTGGCATGGCGGAAATGCAAAAAGGCGGCGTCATCATGGACGTTGTGAATGCGGAACAAGCTAAAATAGCGGAAGAGGCGGGCGCAGTGGCCGTTATGGCACTGGAACGCGTGCCTGCAGATATACGTGCAGCCGGGGGAGTTGCCCGTATGGCTGACCCGACGATTGTGGAAGAAGTAATGAAAGCTGTTTCGATTCCGGTGATGGCGAAAGCTCGTATCGGTCATTATGTGGAAGCCAAAGTTTTGGAAGCGCTTGGTGTGGACTATATTGACGAGTCGGAAGTTTTGACGCCGGCGGACGACAAGTTCCACATCAACAAAAAAGAGTTTACGGTACCGTTTGTATGTGGCGCGCGGGATCTGGGAGAAGCGCTGCGGCGTATTGCGGAGGGCGCTTCGATGATCCGCACGAAGGGCGAACCGGGTACAGGCAACATTGTCGAAGCGGTTAAGCATCAGCGCACCATGCAGGCGCAAATCCGCAAAGTTCAAAATATGTCGGAAGACGAATTGGTGTTTGAAGCGAAAAATCTCGGAGCGCCGGTTGAACTGCTGCTGGAAGTGAAAAAATTGGGCAAACTGCCGGTTGTCAATTTTGCGGCAGGCGGCGTAGCCACTCCGGCAGATGCGGCATTGATGATGCATCTGGGTTCAGACGGTGTGTTCGTGGGTTCCGGTATCTTCAAATCGGATAACCCGGCCAAGTTTGCCAAAGCGATCGTGGAAGCAACCACACATTACACCGATTACAAGCTGATTGGCGAACTTTCGAAAAATCTGGGTACGGCGATGAAAGGGATTGAACTTTCCACTTTGACAGCAGATCAACGCATGGCAGAACGCGGCTGGTAG
- the gyrA gene encoding DNA gyrase subunit A, with protein sequence MPETGKVLPIDLGTELRNSFLDYAMSVIVSRAIPDVRDGLKPVHRRILFAMFEAGNTPDKPYRKSARIVGDVLGKYHPHGDSSVYDSLVRMAQDFSTRYLLVDGHGNFGSIDGDSAAAMRYTESRMSQTALELLRDINKETVDFGPNYDGNEKEPLVLPSRYPNLLVNGSSGIAVGMATNIPPHNLREVIDGVLMMIENPAVTVSDLMTVVKGPDFPTGALILGRDGIRKAFETGRGSVIMRAVTEIEETKSGKAQIIVKEVPYQVNKARLVERIAELVREKQIDGITDLRDESNRNGIRVVIELRRDVKPQVVLNNLFKQTPLQTSFGVNALALVNGEPKVLNLRDMIFHYLEHQKEVIRRRTQFDLKKAEARAHILEGLRIALDHIDEVIALIRASKTDEDARNGLMEKFGLSNEQAQAILDMRLRRLTGLERDKIEEEYNELLKLIARLREILADESVLMGVIREEITEIKERLGDERRTQIIAAEGEIDMEDLIPQEDVVVTITHAGYVKRLPANTYKSQRRGGRGVTAMGTKEEDFVEHLFTTSSHNYILFFTNKGKVYRLKAYEVPEFGRAAKGTPIINLLNIEQGEIVSAVIPVKEFAEGQYLFMATRHGVVKKTSLAEFANIRKGGLIALNIREDDELIGVRLTDGNRQIIMGTRNGMSIRFNENDVRAMGRTATGVKGITLGKDDVVIDMDIIVPGWDILAVTSRGYGKRTVETDYRLQSRGGKGIKTLNVTEKNGHVVGLKVVSPEEDLMIITNSGVVIRLRINEISELGRYTQGVKLISVKEDEEVSTVARVLSSIDEEEDE encoded by the coding sequence ATGCCGGAAACAGGCAAAGTCTTACCGATTGACCTAGGGACAGAACTGCGCAATTCATTTCTGGATTACGCAATGAGCGTCATTGTCAGCCGTGCAATTCCGGATGTGCGCGACGGACTGAAGCCGGTGCATCGCCGTATCTTATTTGCGATGTTTGAGGCGGGCAATACGCCGGATAAACCGTATAGAAAATCGGCACGGATCGTGGGTGACGTGCTCGGTAAATATCATCCGCACGGCGATTCGTCCGTATACGATTCGTTAGTTCGGATGGCGCAGGACTTTTCTACCCGCTATCTGTTGGTCGACGGACACGGCAACTTCGGTTCGATCGACGGCGATTCGGCGGCTGCCATGCGTTATACCGAATCGCGGATGTCGCAAACAGCGCTGGAGCTACTTCGTGATATTAACAAAGAAACGGTTGATTTCGGACCCAACTATGACGGCAACGAAAAAGAACCGCTCGTTTTGCCTTCCCGTTATCCAAATTTGCTGGTGAATGGATCGTCCGGCATTGCGGTTGGAATGGCCACCAATATTCCGCCCCACAATTTACGGGAAGTGATTGATGGGGTACTGATGATGATTGAGAATCCGGCTGTCACGGTCAGCGATTTGATGACAGTTGTGAAGGGACCGGATTTTCCGACAGGTGCCTTGATACTTGGCCGCGATGGCATCCGCAAAGCGTTTGAGACGGGCAGGGGTTCCGTTATCATGCGGGCTGTCACCGAAATTGAAGAAACAAAAAGCGGCAAAGCGCAGATTATTGTGAAAGAAGTTCCTTATCAGGTGAACAAAGCGAGACTTGTCGAACGAATCGCGGAACTGGTTCGCGAAAAGCAAATTGACGGGATTACGGATCTTCGCGATGAGTCAAACCGTAATGGAATTCGCGTCGTGATTGAATTGCGCAGAGACGTGAAACCGCAAGTGGTGCTAAACAATTTATTTAAACAGACTCCGCTGCAAACGTCATTTGGCGTCAACGCACTGGCTCTTGTAAATGGGGAACCGAAAGTTCTCAATTTGCGGGACATGATTTTTCATTATCTGGAACACCAAAAAGAGGTCATCAGACGTCGTACGCAATTCGATCTGAAAAAAGCGGAAGCGCGTGCTCACATTTTGGAAGGATTGCGAATCGCGCTTGATCATATTGATGAAGTGATCGCTTTGATCCGCGCCTCAAAGACGGACGAGGATGCCCGTAACGGTTTGATGGAAAAATTCGGTCTCAGCAACGAACAGGCGCAAGCGATCCTGGATATGAGGCTGCGTCGTTTGACCGGTTTGGAACGGGATAAAATCGAAGAAGAATACAATGAACTTCTCAAGTTGATCGCCCGCTTGAGAGAAATTTTGGCGGATGAATCGGTCTTGATGGGCGTCATTCGGGAAGAAATTACCGAAATAAAGGAACGTTTGGGCGATGAAAGACGTACCCAAATCATAGCGGCTGAAGGCGAAATTGATATGGAAGACCTTATCCCGCAGGAAGATGTGGTGGTTACCATCACACACGCCGGATATGTCAAGCGTTTGCCTGCCAACACGTATAAAAGTCAACGGCGCGGCGGCCGCGGGGTGACCGCGATGGGAACGAAGGAAGAGGATTTTGTTGAGCATCTGTTTACTACCTCGTCCCACAACTATATCTTATTCTTTACGAATAAAGGAAAGGTATACCGTTTGAAAGCGTATGAGGTGCCGGAATTTGGCCGTGCCGCGAAAGGGACGCCGATTATAAACCTGTTGAATATTGAACAGGGAGAGATTGTCTCAGCGGTGATTCCGGTCAAGGAGTTTGCAGAAGGTCAGTATTTGTTCATGGCGACACGCCATGGGGTTGTCAAAAAGACTTCCCTGGCTGAATTCGCAAACATCCGAAAAGGTGGCTTGATCGCTTTAAACATTCGGGAGGATGATGAGCTGATCGGTGTACGCCTGACCGACGGAAACCGCCAAATCATCATGGGTACAAGAAACGGTATGTCGATCCGTTTCAATGAAAATGATGTGCGTGCGATGGGCCGAACCGCAACAGGAGTGAAAGGAATCACGCTTGGCAAAGACGATGTTGTGATTGATATGGACATCATCGTCCCCGGGTGGGATATTCTTGCCGTTACATCACGGGGATACGGCAAGCGTACGGTCGAAACCGATTACCGACTGCAATCAAGAGGCGGTAAAGGAATCAAAACGCTAAATGTAACGGAGAAAAACGGTCATGTGGTAGGACTAAAGGTTGTATCACCGGAAGAAGACCTGATGATTATTACGAACTCCGGTGTTGTAATTCGCCTGCGGATTAACGAAATTTCCGAGTTGGGGCGCTATACGCAGGGTGTAAAACTGATTTCGGTTAAGGAAGACGAAGAAGTATCCACGGTTGCTCGGGTTTTGTCGAGCATTGATGAGGAAGAAGACGAATAG
- a CDS encoding prenyltransferase, with the protein MLLRSIKGLFTLIRIVPVLSWSFCAILLSVGFAIHDRHGLGSLPWIAICLLLLGALTLQGIVAHALNDRTDWRSGTDQKSPGILSGGSKVIRKGFYSETQLLVVGILGILLAIGLGVYLQSLTAHSVWIFILVGIWSAWSYSSYPFRLSYYPFLGEWLAAFPAMAACTLGTYYILTGSVSVPVIWAAIIHSLLCVGWLMQHHTSDIDADWEAVPQKITTVAWIASRVGKSAVPNLTASYFLLATFVSILATLAVHKIFILSVLCSLLGASSARQTNPFNIANITFNQVKMILLTLIHALLLFGFEIVTR; encoded by the coding sequence ATGCTCCTACGCTCCATTAAAGGACTTTTTACTTTAATTCGCATCGTGCCGGTACTTTCATGGAGTTTTTGCGCCATTCTCCTTTCCGTCGGTTTTGCCATACATGATCGGCACGGCTTAGGATCCCTTCCCTGGATCGCGATTTGCCTCCTGCTGCTGGGTGCTTTGACTTTACAGGGGATTGTAGCGCATGCGCTTAACGACCGGACCGATTGGCGTTCCGGCACCGATCAGAAATCTCCCGGCATTTTATCAGGCGGCAGCAAAGTAATCAGGAAGGGGTTTTATAGCGAAACACAATTGCTGGTCGTTGGGATTTTGGGGATTTTACTGGCCATTGGGCTCGGGGTATATTTACAATCTTTGACTGCGCATTCGGTGTGGATTTTTATACTGGTCGGTATCTGGTCAGCCTGGTCCTACTCCAGTTACCCGTTTCGCCTGTCCTATTATCCGTTTCTCGGTGAATGGCTGGCTGCCTTTCCTGCCATGGCAGCCTGTACGCTGGGTACCTACTATATCCTGACCGGCTCCGTTTCAGTTCCTGTCATTTGGGCGGCCATCATTCACTCGCTGCTCTGTGTCGGATGGCTGATGCAGCATCATACCAGCGACATTGATGCAGACTGGGAAGCTGTCCCGCAAAAAATCACGACGGTCGCCTGGATTGCTTCCCGTGTTGGAAAATCGGCTGTGCCAAATCTGACCGCCTCTTATTTTCTGCTGGCCACATTTGTCAGCATATTGGCCACTTTGGCTGTTCACAAAATTTTTATCCTGTCTGTGTTGTGCAGCTTGCTGGGGGCCAGTTCGGCACGCCAAACAAACCCGTTTAACATAGCCAACATCACATTCAACCAGGTAAAAATGATCTTGCTGACGTTGATCCACGCACTGCTTTTGTTTGGGTTTGAAATTGTTACACGCTGA